In a single window of the Pseudomonadota bacterium genome:
- a CDS encoding DUF2164 domain-containing protein — MIELSKTDRAQLVVRLQDYMESELDQTLDQFAAEFLLDFLTRELGPYYYNQGLLDAQALLEKRLESITEAIGELEQPTSTR, encoded by the coding sequence ATGATCGAGCTCTCGAAGACGGACCGAGCGCAACTCGTCGTTCGCCTGCAGGACTACATGGAGAGCGAGCTCGACCAGACGCTGGACCAGTTCGCCGCCGAATTCCTGCTCGACTTCCTCACCCGCGAGCTTGGGCCCTACTACTACAACCAGGGCCTGCTGGACGCGCAGGCCCTGTTGGAGAAACGCCTCGAGAGCATCACCGAAGCGATCGGTGAGCTGGAGCAGCCCACCTCGACGCGCTAG